Proteins from a single region of Juglans microcarpa x Juglans regia isolate MS1-56 chromosome 5S, Jm3101_v1.0, whole genome shotgun sequence:
- the LOC121267244 gene encoding uncharacterized protein LOC121267244 has protein sequence MFTTWSAWNCKRIKGQTFPWAKWVWNPAVPRKISMTMWKAMHECLPLDDRVRRIGILVVSSCDCCLVWVGEDVDHIFAKGGYTAEMWRRCSLVLGIPRLEGKPWKERVACWHRKASDSLFSGQLLGLLPSILIWRLWGRLCKARMEGVAEPAQSVWCSIRLWISWAALKIKEVKGLTQRDEDVLRCFKLPCPSTQEKVATTAKRNPLKEGWVKLNIDGCSLGNPGDAGARGIIRNSTGEFISGFAVTAITRIILQK, from the coding sequence ATGTTCACGACATGGAGTGCTTGGAACTGCAAAAGAATTAAGGGGCAGACATTTCCATGGGCGAAATGGGTTTGGAATCCGGCTGTTCCAAGGAAAATCTCAATGACTATGTGGAAAGCAATGCATGAATGTCTCCCTCTGGATGACCGTGTGAGGAGGATTGGCATTCTAGTAGTGTCAAGCTGTGATTGTTGTCTTGTTTGGGTTGGTGAAGATGTAGATCACATATTTGCCAAAGGTGGATATACGGCAGAAATGTGGCGGAGGTGCTCCTTAGTCTTGGGTATACCGAGGTTGGAAGGTAAGCCATGGAAAGAAAGGGTTGCTTGTTGGCACAGAAAAGCAAGTGATTCTTTGTTTAGTGGGCAGTTACTTGGATTACTGCCGTCGATCTTAATATGGCGCTTGTGGGGCCGTTTGTGCAAGGCGAGAATGGAGGGAGTGGCGGAACCTGCCCAGTCAGTTTGGTGCTCTATCCGGCTTTGGATATCTTGGGCAGCTTTGAAAATAAAGGAAGTCAAAGGTCTCACTCAAAGGGATGAAGATGTGTTACGCTGTTTCAAGTTGCCTTGTCCTTCGACGCAAGAGAAAGTTGCAACTACTGCCAAGCGGAATCCTCTTAAGGAGGGTTGGGTGAAACTAAATATTGATGGGTGTTCATTAGGGAATCCTGGTGATGCAGGGGCTAGAGGGATTATAAGAAATTCAACTGGTGAGTTTATAAGCGGGTTTGCCGTCACTGCCATCACTCGAATAATTTTGCAGAAGTAA